In Miscanthus floridulus cultivar M001 chromosome 5, ASM1932011v1, whole genome shotgun sequence, one genomic interval encodes:
- the LOC136451215 gene encoding probably inactive leucine-rich repeat receptor-like protein kinase At5g48380: protein MLLATQLVPISHPMKNSVILLLLLCISSCAGGSDVQCLKGLKESLGDPNGALSWMFSNNVLEDCIYGFSFSPANRPIECWNDGRIMSLNLSGMELQGSFPRGLQFCRSMTGLDLSGNDFTGPLPADIDQQLPFVTSLDLSSNGFSGEIPRGIGNMTYLNTVNLQHNRFTGQIPDPMGDLARLVSLNVADNSLSGPIPGSLQRFSAEDFAGNDGLCGAPLGKCKRARIHLRLRRVNDASSIGGAVGFVAGFVVAFYFPQWFVFCGSLRPYIFPVCS from the coding sequence ATGCTGCTGGCCACACAGCTCGTGCCAATAAGCCATCCTATGAAGAATTCTGTCATCCTGCTGCTGCTCCTATGCATATCTTCCTGTGCTGGTGGCAGTGACGTCCAGTGCCTGAAGGGCCTGAAAGAATCGCTCGGTGATCCTAATGGTGCACTCTCATGGATGTTCTCCAACAACGTCCTGGAAGATTGCATATACGGATTCTCTTTCAGCCCAGCGAACAGGCCAATTGAGTGCTGGAACGATGGTCGCATCATGTCCTTGAATCTCAGTGGCATGGAGCTTCAAGGTTCTTTCCCTCGAGGCCTTCAGTTCTGCAGAAGCATGACAGGCCTGGACCTGTCCGGCAACGACTTCACGGGGCCCCTCCCGGCAGATATCGACCAGCAGCTGCCGTTCGTCACCTCCCTTGACCTCTCGAGCAACGGTTTCTCAGGGGAAATCCCGCGCGGCATCGGGAACATGACGTACCTGAACACCGTCAACCTTCAGCACAACCGGTTCACCGGCCAGATCCCGGATCCGATGGGCGATCTTGCACGGTTAGTTTCGCTGAACGTTGCAGATAACTCCTTGTCAGGTCCCATCCCTGGCTCTCTCCAGAGGTTCTCAGCCGAAGACTTCGCCGGCAACGACGGGCTCTGCGGGGCGCCGCTGGGCAAGTGCAAGAGGGCGCGGATACATCTCAGGCTGCGCAGGGTCAACGACGCGTCCAGCATCGGCGGCGCGGTGGGATTCGTGGCGGGGTTCGTGGTGGCTTTCTACTTCCCGCAATGGTTTGTGTTCTGTGGGAGTCTCCGGCCCTACATCTTTCCTGTGTGCTCCTGA
- the LOC136451214 gene encoding uncharacterized protein: MEKARRRRVPAFGEWNYNYYGSAELATPAAAVPFERYAAAAAAAELEARSDVWFKYSPPPRKPPPVSRKVRRPAERSYGGGGGKRPRAATPARAYDGVVPSSVPRTPAKSTSTAKVARVVQRVDADLYQVPPPEFVHDDDLRPRRKQQRKKASRSLWMGCFGFTCVPAG, encoded by the exons ATGGAG AAGGCGAGGAGGCGGCGCGTGCCGGCATTCGGAGAGTGGAACTACAACTACTACGGCAGCGCCGAGCTGGCCACGCCCGCGGCGGCGGTCCCCTTCGAGAGgtacgccgcggcggcggcggcggcggagctggaGGCCCGCAGCGACGTGTGGTTCAAGTACTCGCCGCCCCCGCGGAAGCCACCGCCGGTCAGCAGGAAGGTCCGGAGGCCAGCGGAGAGGTCttacggaggcggcggcggcaagcgCCCCCGTGCCGCGACGCCTGCGAGGGCGTACGACGGCGTGGTCCCGTCGTCTGTGCCGCGCACACCGGCAAAGAGCACCAGCACGGCTAAGGTGGCGCGCGTGGTGCAGCGCGTCGACGCCGACCTGTACCAGGTGCCACCGCCGGAGTTCGTCCACGACGACGACCTCAGGCCAAGG CGGAAGCAGCAGCGTAAGAAGGCGTCGAGGAGCCTCTGGATGGGTTGCTTCGGGTTCACATGCGTTCCGGCCGGCTGA